A window of Deinococcus sp. HSC-46F16 contains these coding sequences:
- a CDS encoding META domain-containing protein — protein sequence MRSLTALISLTALALAGAVGAQSVPSPVPTGVTWILASLQEGGRTFTPTGPERPTLRLDGRTASGSTGCNTYRGGYASRADVLRFGPLATTRRACPGAVGEGETRFLNLLRQVTGYELSGQTLTLFAGARDRLLFRAGTPAPAAGGSVTEHRLTLDGTWQLAGGTALRPLAGNAPSLTFAGTRVTGSGGCNRLTGSVQAGAGRVTFGPLATTRMACAPAVNAQEAVFLRFLTGPSLRASVDGQTLTLTAANGRTLVFRRVGTAQESGQPTSAALRGQTYTLTAVGGRAVAPAVPPVTLTFEATRLSGSDGCNGYAAPYRLDAATLVLTGEPIRTLRACSEPPAPVDLPALLAARPTLTVTAAGLTLRAQGVTLTFTRN from the coding sequence ATGCGCAGCCTCACTGCCTTGATTTCCCTCACGGCCCTCGCCCTCGCGGGGGCGGTCGGTGCCCAGTCGGTTCCGTCTCCGGTGCCGACGGGCGTCACGTGGATATTGGCGTCGCTTCAGGAAGGCGGGCGGACCTTCACGCCCACGGGACCGGAGCGGCCCACCCTGCGGCTCGACGGCCGCACGGCCTCCGGCTCCACCGGCTGCAACACCTACCGGGGGGGGTACGCGAGCCGCGCCGACGTGCTGCGCTTCGGCCCGCTGGCGACGACCCGCCGGGCCTGTCCGGGGGCGGTGGGGGAGGGCGAGACCCGTTTCCTGAACCTGCTGCGGCAGGTGACGGGCTATGAGCTCAGCGGCCAGACCCTGACCCTCTTCGCGGGAGCCCGCGACCGCCTGCTGTTCCGGGCGGGAACACCGGCCCCGGCCGCAGGAGGCAGCGTGACCGAACACCGCCTGACCCTGGACGGAACGTGGCAGCTCGCGGGCGGCACGGCCCTGCGGCCGCTGGCCGGGAACGCGCCCAGCCTGACCTTTGCGGGGACCCGCGTGACGGGCTCGGGCGGGTGCAACCGCCTGACCGGAAGCGTGCAGGCGGGGGCGGGCCGGGTGACCTTCGGCCCCCTGGCGACCACCCGGATGGCGTGCGCCCCCGCCGTGAATGCCCAGGAGGCGGTCTTCCTGCGCTTCCTGACCGGGCCGTCCCTGCGGGCCAGCGTGGACGGCCAGACCCTCACCCTGACGGCGGCGAATGGCCGCACGCTGGTCTTCCGCCGCGTGGGCACCGCCCAGGAGAGTGGCCAGCCGACGTCCGCCGCCTTGCGCGGCCAGACCTACACCCTCACGGCCGTGGGAGGCCGGGCGGTGGCTCCGGCCGTCCCGCCCGTCACGCTGACCTTCGAGGCCACGCGCCTGAGCGGCAGCGACGGCTGCAACGGGTACGCCGCTCCCTACCGCCTCGACGCCGCCACCCTGGTCCTGACGGGAGAGCCGATCCGCACCCTGCGGGCCTGCTCCGAGCCGCCCGCACCCGTGGACCTGCCTGCCCTGCTGGCCGCGCGGCCCACCCTGACCGTCACGGCGGCGGGCCTGACCCTGCGGGCACAGGGCGTCACCCTCACCTTCACGCGCAACTAA
- a CDS encoding 2-isopropylmalate synthase, with protein MTQQPQPDRIRIFDTTLRDGEQSPGVALNHGQKLEIAHQLARLGVDVIEAGFPIASPGDLEGVSRIAREVRGPVIAGLARAGRADIEAAARAVEAADRPRIHTFIATSPIHMARKLNLEPDAVVERAVEAVRLARSFVDDVEFSAEDATRSERDFLVRIFRAVVEAGASTINVPDTVGYTTPAEMRELFAFLKAELPGHVILSAHCHDDLGMAVANSIAAAEGGARQIECTVNGIGERAGNASLEEIVMAFHTRGDVYGFQTGIRTRELYRASRLVSRLSGMPVQPNKAIVGDNAFAHESGIHQDGVLKARETYEIMQAEQVGREAAVLVMGKHSGRAAFRKALADLGYALEEDRVGPLFARFKDLADRKGQVSADDLRALVDSRSDVPQTFALEGFQITSGMNMTPVAFVRLKTPDGSAEATAHGDGPVEAAFQAIGRLTGISPVLESYRIQAVTGGGDAVGEVSIGARYGEISLHGTGVATDVVEASARAWLRIVNQVVAGMGKSRQVTQASV; from the coding sequence ATGACCCAGCAGCCCCAGCCCGACCGCATCCGCATCTTCGACACGACCCTGCGCGACGGCGAGCAGTCGCCCGGCGTGGCCTTGAACCACGGCCAGAAGCTGGAGATCGCCCACCAGCTCGCCCGGCTGGGCGTGGACGTGATCGAGGCGGGGTTTCCCATCGCCAGCCCCGGCGACCTTGAGGGCGTGTCGCGCATCGCCCGCGAGGTGCGCGGGCCGGTGATCGCCGGGCTGGCCCGCGCGGGCCGCGCCGACATCGAGGCGGCGGCGAGGGCGGTCGAGGCCGCCGACAGGCCCCGCATCCACACCTTCATCGCCACCAGCCCCATTCACATGGCCCGCAAGCTGAACCTGGAGCCGGACGCGGTGGTCGAGCGGGCGGTGGAGGCGGTGCGGCTGGCCCGGTCCTTCGTGGACGACGTGGAATTCAGCGCCGAGGACGCCACCCGCTCGGAGCGCGACTTTCTGGTCCGCATCTTCCGCGCGGTGGTGGAGGCCGGGGCGAGCACCATCAACGTGCCCGACACGGTGGGCTACACGACGCCCGCCGAGATGCGCGAACTGTTCGCCTTTCTGAAGGCCGAATTGCCGGGGCACGTCATCCTCTCCGCCCACTGCCACGACGACCTGGGAATGGCGGTCGCCAACTCCATCGCCGCCGCCGAGGGGGGGGCGCGGCAGATCGAATGCACGGTGAACGGCATCGGCGAGCGGGCCGGAAACGCCAGCCTGGAGGAGATCGTGATGGCGTTTCACACCCGTGGGGACGTGTACGGCTTCCAGACCGGCATCCGCACCCGCGAACTGTACCGCGCCTCGCGGCTGGTGAGCCGCCTGAGCGGGATGCCGGTGCAGCCCAACAAGGCCATCGTGGGCGACAACGCCTTCGCCCACGAGTCGGGTATCCACCAGGACGGGGTCCTCAAGGCCCGTGAGACCTACGAGATCATGCAGGCCGAGCAGGTGGGCCGCGAGGCCGCCGTACTGGTGATGGGCAAGCATTCGGGCCGCGCCGCTTTCCGCAAGGCGCTGGCCGACCTGGGCTACGCGCTGGAAGAAGACCGGGTGGGGCCGCTGTTCGCCCGCTTCAAGGACCTCGCCGACCGCAAGGGGCAGGTCTCCGCCGACGACCTGCGGGCGCTGGTGGACAGCCGCAGCGACGTGCCGCAGACCTTCGCACTGGAGGGCTTCCAGATCACCTCCGGCATGAACATGACCCCGGTGGCCTTTGTACGCCTGAAGACCCCGGACGGCTCCGCCGAGGCCACCGCGCACGGCGACGGCCCGGTCGAGGCGGCGTTTCAGGCCATCGGGCGCCTCACCGGCATCAGCCCGGTGCTGGAGAGCTACCGCATCCAGGCCGTGACCGGCGGCGGCGACGCGGTGGGCGAGGTCAGCATCGGCGCCCGCTACGGCGAGATCAGCCTGCACGGCACCGGCGTCGCCACCGACGTGGTCGAGGCCAGCGCCCGCGCCTGGCTGCGGATCGTGAATCAGGTCGTCGCCGGAATGGGCAAGAGCCGCCAGGTGACGCAGGCGTCGGTGTAG
- the ilvN gene encoding acetolactate synthase small subunit, translated as MTADHLVSALVRDEPRVLTRITSLFGRRAYNIRSLSVGSTEQPGVSRMTFVVTGDRAIVEQAMKQLGKLHDVLHVVDHSLEKFVDRELVLVKVAITPESRVEVRQIAEDFRARIVDVGRRALTFEVTGDEGKVTAFIEQMRPFGILETMRTGRVALTRGSNADIPGHVYHGGESRALTPALAEESGSPGPLSPASSSPPSNPAHTV; from the coding sequence ATGACCGCCGATCACCTGGTCAGTGCCCTGGTGCGTGACGAGCCGCGCGTGCTGACCCGCATCACGTCCCTCTTCGGTCGCCGCGCCTACAACATCCGCAGCCTGTCGGTGGGGAGCACCGAGCAGCCGGGAGTCAGCCGTATGACCTTCGTCGTGACCGGCGACCGCGCCATCGTCGAGCAGGCGATGAAACAGCTCGGAAAGCTGCATGACGTGCTGCACGTCGTCGATCACAGCCTGGAGAAGTTCGTGGACCGCGAACTCGTCCTCGTGAAAGTCGCCATCACCCCCGAAAGCCGCGTCGAGGTGCGCCAGATCGCCGAGGACTTCCGCGCCCGCATCGTGGACGTGGGCCGCCGCGCCCTGACCTTCGAGGTGACGGGCGACGAGGGCAAGGTCACCGCCTTCATCGAGCAGATGCGGCCCTTCGGCATTCTGGAGACCATGCGGACCGGGCGGGTGGCCCTCACGCGAGGGTCCAACGCCGACATTCCGGGGCACGTCTACCACGGCGGCGAGAGCCGGGCGCTCACCCCCGCGCTGGCGGAGGAGTCGGGCTCGCCTGGTCCCTTGTCCCCGGCCTCCTCTAGTCCGCCATCCAACCCCGCTCACACTGTGTAG
- a CDS encoding sugar MFS transporter yields the protein MTPPSPAASRRPLLASLAFLAFVSLGLPDGLLGVSWPSMRGDLGVPLDALGLLAAVQTAGYLTSSFLSGRVLRVQPIGTVLALSTLAAAVALLGFALTPAWPLLLAFGFLAGLGGGAVDAGLNAYGARHFSARTLNWLHAFFGLGTTLGPLIVTAVLGSGNVWRWSYVIVGGAQLALALTFFLTRRRWVTATAPDGESAAPVPAARTRETLRRPVVWLGMLTFFLYTGVEAVTAQWSYSLLTLGRGVPETAAGLFVSLYWGSLMVGRILFGAVANRVPLVGTLRLCLIASVAGALLFWLEPTRALSVAGLMMIGFFLAPIFASLISLTPGRVGQAHADSAIGFQVAAAGLGGAALTALVGVLSRWGGLELIGASVTVLAALLLALYEVFMRVGGGETAPERVGG from the coding sequence ATGACCCCCCCCTCTCCCGCCGCCTCCCGGCGCCCGCTGCTCGCCTCGCTCGCCTTTCTCGCCTTTGTCAGCCTGGGCCTTCCGGACGGATTGCTGGGGGTGTCGTGGCCCTCCATGCGGGGGGACCTCGGCGTGCCGCTCGACGCGCTGGGGCTGCTCGCGGCGGTGCAGACGGCGGGGTACCTCACCTCCAGCTTCTTGAGCGGGCGGGTGCTGCGGGTGCAGCCCATCGGAACGGTGCTCGCGCTCTCCACTCTGGCCGCCGCCGTGGCCCTGCTGGGCTTTGCCCTGACGCCCGCGTGGCCGCTGCTGCTGGCGTTCGGCTTCCTGGCGGGGCTGGGCGGGGGGGCGGTGGACGCCGGGCTGAATGCCTACGGGGCGAGACACTTCAGCGCCCGCACGCTCAACTGGCTGCACGCCTTTTTCGGGTTGGGGACCACCCTGGGGCCGCTGATCGTGACCGCGGTGCTGGGGTCGGGGAATGTCTGGCGCTGGAGCTACGTGATCGTGGGAGGCGCCCAGCTCGCCCTGGCGCTGACCTTTTTCCTGACCCGGCGGCGCTGGGTGACGGCAACGGCACCGGATGGCGAGAGCGCCGCGCCCGTCCCGGCGGCCCGCACGCGCGAGACCCTGCGCCGCCCCGTCGTGTGGCTGGGCATGCTGACCTTTTTCCTGTACACCGGGGTCGAGGCCGTCACTGCCCAGTGGAGCTACTCGCTGCTGACCCTGGGCCGTGGGGTGCCGGAGACGGCGGCGGGGCTGTTCGTCAGCCTGTACTGGGGCAGCCTGATGGTGGGACGGATTCTCTTCGGGGCGGTCGCCAACCGGGTGCCGCTGGTGGGCACGCTGCGGCTGTGCCTGATCGCCAGCGTCGCCGGGGCGCTGCTGTTCTGGCTGGAGCCGACCCGCGCCCTCTCGGTCGCCGGACTGATGATGATCGGCTTTTTCCTCGCGCCCATCTTCGCCTCGCTGATCAGCCTGACGCCGGGGCGCGTCGGGCAGGCGCACGCCGACAGCGCCATCGGTTTTCAGGTCGCCGCCGCCGGGCTGGGCGGGGCCGCCCTCACGGCGCTGGTGGGCGTGCTCTCGCGCTGGGGCGGGCTGGAGCTGATCGGGGCGTCGGTCACCGTGCTCGCCGCGCTGCTGCTGGCGCTGTACGAGGTGTTCATGCGGGTAGGCGGCGGGGAGACGGCGCCGGAGAGGGTGGGGGGGTGA
- a CDS encoding glycoside hydrolase family 2 protein — MNDPFPRRQAAPTATALHPRPQLTRGRWEDLGGPWRFAHDDENRGLEERWFEGGAAAAAFGEQIVVPFPPESRASGLRATGYHPVVWYSREVRVAPEDRAGRVLLHFGAVDYRAQVWVNGRLVAEHEGGHTPFTAEITPTLEPGDTQTVVVRAEDDPHDLAQPRGKQDWEPGPHAIWYHRTTGIWQPVWLEVVPRTFVSGLRWTPDVERGRLGLHVRLNERPRQALRVRVRLSLRGERLADDTYALDGQEVGREINLGAQRVQARRKELLWSPRRPNLIDARITLLDDDNVVDEVGSYVGLRSAGVRDGRFQLNGSPYYLRMVLAQNYWPESHLAAPSAEALRREVELVKELGFNGIRIHQKVEDPRFLYWCDKLGLLVWGEMANAYVFTPEAQRRLTREWLDVLERDHNHPCVVTWVPVNESWGVPNLEGDPAQRAFVRGLYHLTRSLDPTRPVIGNDGWEIVEGDILGVHDYALDGATLRERYGSEGALEHTLKAVQPARRNFYLAGHHRQGEPVMLTEFGGLSHAPGDAERWWGYGTLPDTDALLSRYEELLTAVLDSPVIAGFCYTQLTDTEQETNGLLREDRTPKLDPERVRAITTRVSRAVQHDVLQEIHALADERRLEQMRGASGTEATDEE, encoded by the coding sequence ATGAACGACCCTTTCCCCCGCAGGCAGGCTGCCCCCACCGCCACGGCCCTCCACCCCCGGCCCCAGCTCACGCGCGGGCGCTGGGAGGACCTGGGAGGCCCGTGGCGCTTTGCCCACGACGACGAGAACCGGGGCTTGGAGGAACGCTGGTTCGAGGGGGGCGCAGCAGCGGCGGCGTTCGGGGAGCAGATCGTGGTGCCGTTTCCGCCCGAGAGCCGGGCCAGCGGGCTGCGGGCGACGGGCTACCACCCGGTCGTGTGGTACTCGCGCGAGGTGCGGGTGGCCCCGGAAGACCGCGCGGGCCGCGTGCTGCTGCATTTCGGGGCAGTGGACTACCGGGCGCAGGTGTGGGTGAACGGGCGCCTGGTGGCCGAGCACGAGGGCGGCCACACGCCCTTTACCGCCGAGATCACGCCCACGCTGGAGCCGGGGGACACGCAGACCGTCGTGGTCCGCGCCGAGGACGATCCCCATGACCTCGCGCAGCCGCGCGGCAAGCAGGACTGGGAACCGGGACCGCACGCGATCTGGTACCACCGCACGACCGGCATCTGGCAACCGGTGTGGCTGGAGGTCGTGCCGCGCACCTTCGTCTCGGGGCTGCGCTGGACGCCCGACGTGGAGCGCGGGCGGCTGGGCCTGCACGTCCGCCTGAACGAGCGGCCCCGGCAGGCCCTGCGGGTGCGGGTGCGCCTGAGCCTGCGCGGCGAGCGGCTGGCCGACGACACCTACGCCCTGGACGGCCAGGAGGTCGGGCGCGAGATCAACCTGGGGGCGCAGCGCGTTCAGGCCAGGCGCAAAGAGCTGCTGTGGTCCCCCCGGCGGCCCAACCTGATTGACGCCCGCATCACCCTGCTCGACGACGACAACGTGGTGGACGAGGTCGGCAGCTACGTGGGGCTGCGCAGCGCCGGGGTGCGCGACGGGCGATTCCAGCTCAACGGCTCGCCCTACTACCTGCGGATGGTGCTGGCGCAGAACTACTGGCCCGAGTCGCACCTCGCCGCGCCCTCGGCAGAGGCCCTGCGGCGCGAGGTCGAACTTGTCAAGGAGCTGGGCTTCAACGGCATCCGCATCCACCAGAAGGTGGAAGACCCGCGCTTCCTGTACTGGTGCGACAAACTCGGCCTGCTGGTGTGGGGCGAGATGGCGAACGCCTACGTCTTTACGCCGGAAGCGCAGCGCCGCCTGACGCGCGAGTGGCTGGACGTGCTGGAGCGCGACCACAACCATCCCTGCGTGGTGACCTGGGTGCCGGTCAACGAGAGCTGGGGCGTGCCCAACCTGGAGGGGGACCCGGCGCAGCGGGCCTTTGTGCGCGGCCTGTACCACCTGACGCGGTCGCTGGACCCGACCCGCCCGGTGATCGGCAACGACGGCTGGGAGATCGTGGAGGGCGACATCCTGGGAGTCCACGACTACGCACTCGACGGCGCGACCCTGCGCGAGCGCTACGGCTCCGAGGGGGCGCTGGAGCACACCCTGAAGGCGGTGCAGCCTGCCCGGCGCAACTTCTACCTCGCCGGGCACCACCGCCAGGGCGAGCCCGTGATGCTGACCGAGTTCGGCGGCCTCAGCCACGCGCCGGGCGACGCCGAGCGCTGGTGGGGCTACGGCACCCTGCCCGACACGGACGCGCTGCTCTCGCGCTACGAGGAACTGCTCACGGCCGTGCTCGATAGTCCTGTGATCGCGGGGTTTTGCTACACCCAGCTCACCGACACCGAGCAGGAGACGAACGGCCTGCTGCGCGAGGACCGCACGCCCAAGCTCGACCCGGAGCGGGTGCGGGCGATCACCACCCGCGTGTCCCGCGCCGTGCAGCACGACGTGCTTCAGGAAATCCATGCCCTGGCCGACGAACGCCGCCTGGAGCAGATGCGCGGGGCGTCCGGGACGGAAGCCACCGACGAGGAGTGA
- the sufU gene encoding Fe-S cluster assembly sulfur transfer protein SufU → MTKADELYRTLILDHSRRPRHHGTLAAPTVTRQGLNPSCGDRVCLHLGVEGGVITGVAFTGSGCAVSQGTASLMAVALRGRSVEGGLALAGAFERMLRGEAPDPALGDLVALRGVARLHARTRCALLPWETFRAAVGELGDGHR, encoded by the coding sequence ATGACCAAGGCCGACGAACTGTACCGGACGCTGATTCTCGACCATTCGCGCCGCCCACGGCACCACGGCACGCTGGCGGCCCCGACCGTCACCCGGCAGGGCCTGAACCCCTCGTGCGGGGACCGCGTGTGCCTGCACCTGGGTGTGGAGGGCGGCGTCATCACGGGCGTCGCCTTTACCGGCTCGGGCTGCGCGGTGTCGCAGGGCACTGCCTCGCTGATGGCGGTGGCCCTGAGGGGGCGCTCGGTGGAAGGGGGCCTCGCCCTGGCCGGGGCCTTTGAGCGGATGCTGCGCGGCGAGGCGCCCGACCCGGCCCTGGGGGACCTCGTGGCCCTGCGGGGCGTGGCGCGGCTGCACGCGCGGACCCGGTGTGCCCTGCTGCCCTGGGAGACCTTCCGGGCGGCGGTGGGGGAACTCGGGGACGGCCACCGGTAG
- the ilvB gene encoding biosynthetic-type acetolactate synthase large subunit yields MTPPNGAQALWHTLAAHGVGTVFGYPGGAIMPVYDALTLFPDIRHILARHEQGAIHAAEGWAKATGDLGVCLATSGPGATNLVTGLADAMMDSVPLLAITGNVARHLMGTDAFQEADITGITLPITKHNYVVQEADDLPRVVAEAIRIARSGRPGPVLVDIPKDVQLAAFSGEVHGPQASPEAPAPDPGALEAAAALLRGARKPVLMVGGGAQGAAAEVTAFARAWRLPTITTLMGLGAFPASDPLWLGMPGMHGSVAANRAISEADVLVGIGLRFDDRVTGRVKDFAPQASIIHIDLDAAEISKIVRAHVPVRADAAQAARRLTEQAEPLSHPDWTAALAEWRTRGEHPSHWGAAQAVRQVVSRLKPDDLLSTDVGQHQMLAAQLARFEKPRRWLTSGGLGTMGFGFPAAIGAALAEPGVTSMVIAGDGGFQMTAQELATLTKYGIRNVKICVVNNSYLGMVRQWQELFHERRYSEVYLGDSNPDFLKLADAYGISGWRADNPADLESAIDAWLAHDGSALLEVVVPNEHGVFPMVPAGAALSEMIETEPVPVPGGPA; encoded by the coding sequence ATGACCCCTCCCAACGGCGCCCAGGCCCTCTGGCACACACTCGCCGCGCACGGCGTCGGGACCGTCTTCGGCTATCCCGGCGGCGCGATCATGCCGGTGTACGACGCGCTGACCCTCTTTCCGGACATCCGCCACATTCTCGCGCGGCATGAGCAGGGCGCGATCCACGCGGCCGAAGGCTGGGCCAAGGCGACCGGCGACCTTGGCGTGTGCCTGGCGACCAGCGGGCCGGGCGCCACCAACCTGGTCACCGGCCTGGCCGACGCGATGATGGACTCGGTGCCGCTGCTGGCGATCACCGGCAACGTGGCCCGGCACCTGATGGGCACCGACGCCTTTCAGGAGGCCGACATCACCGGAATCACCCTCCCCATTACCAAGCACAACTACGTGGTGCAGGAGGCGGACGACCTGCCGCGCGTCGTGGCCGAGGCCATCCGCATCGCCCGCTCGGGGCGTCCCGGCCCGGTGCTGGTGGACATTCCCAAGGACGTGCAGCTCGCGGCCTTCTCGGGCGAGGTCCACGGCCCACAGGCCTCGCCCGAGGCCCCGGCTCCAGACCCGGGGGCGTTGGAAGCTGCCGCCGCACTGCTGCGGGGCGCGCGCAAGCCCGTCCTGATGGTCGGCGGAGGCGCTCAGGGAGCTGCCGCCGAGGTCACCGCCTTCGCACGGGCGTGGCGCCTCCCGACCATCACCACCCTGATGGGTCTGGGGGCCTTCCCCGCCTCCGATCCCCTCTGGCTGGGGATGCCGGGGATGCACGGCTCGGTCGCCGCCAACCGCGCGATCTCCGAAGCCGACGTGCTGGTCGGCATCGGCCTGCGCTTCGACGACCGGGTGACGGGGCGGGTCAAGGACTTCGCCCCTCAGGCCAGCATCATCCACATCGACCTCGACGCCGCCGAGATCAGCAAGATCGTGCGGGCGCACGTGCCGGTGCGTGCCGACGCTGCCCAGGCGGCCCGGCGGCTCACCGAGCAGGCCGAGCCCCTGAGTCACCCCGACTGGACCGCCGCGCTGGCCGAGTGGCGCACGCGCGGCGAGCACCCCAGCCACTGGGGCGCGGCGCAGGCGGTGCGGCAGGTCGTCTCGCGCCTGAAACCGGACGACCTCCTCAGCACCGACGTGGGCCAGCACCAGATGCTCGCCGCGCAGCTCGCCCGCTTCGAAAAGCCCCGGCGCTGGCTGACCTCGGGTGGGCTGGGCACGATGGGCTTCGGCTTCCCGGCGGCCATCGGTGCGGCGCTGGCCGAACCCGGCGTGACCAGCATGGTGATCGCCGGGGACGGCGGCTTTCAGATGACCGCCCAGGAACTCGCCACCCTGACCAAGTACGGCATCCGCAACGTCAAGATCTGCGTCGTGAACAACTCCTACCTGGGGATGGTCCGCCAGTGGCAGGAACTCTTCCACGAGCGCCGCTACTCGGAGGTCTACCTGGGCGATTCCAACCCCGACTTCCTGAAGCTGGCCGACGCCTATGGGATTTCCGGCTGGCGGGCCGACAACCCGGCCGACCTGGAAAGTGCCATCGACGCCTGGCTCGCGCACGACGGCAGCGCCCTGCTGGAGGTCGTGGTGCCGAACGAGCACGGCGTCTTCCCGATGGTGCCCGCCGGAGCGGCGCTGAGCGAGATGATCGAGACCGAACCCGTGCCCGTTCCGGGAGGCCCCGCATGA
- the ilvC gene encoding ketol-acid reductoisomerase: MAATLYYDRDVDLSPIEEKLIAIIGYGSQAHAHAQNLRDSGLNVVVGLREGSASRAKAEQAGLRVTTVEDATREADVIMLLIPDEAQPGVYEQSIAPHLTPGKALAFGHGFNVHFGRITPPTGVDVFLVAPKGPGHMLRRIYADGGGMPGIFAVAQDASGGARALALAYARGIGCTRAGVLETTFKEETETDLFGEQSVLCGGVTHLIQAGFETLVEAGYQPEIAYFETLHEVKLIVDLIYEKGFEGMRHSISNTAEFGDYVTGPRIITDETKATMKDVLGDIQSGKFAQSFIQDAESGFPYMNEQRGKMRGHLLETVGKDLRDKMPFIEKKELEV; encoded by the coding sequence ATGGCAGCGACCCTGTACTACGACCGCGACGTGGACCTCTCGCCCATTGAGGAGAAGTTGATCGCGATCATCGGCTACGGCTCGCAGGCCCATGCCCACGCCCAGAACCTGCGCGACAGCGGCCTCAACGTGGTCGTCGGCCTGCGTGAGGGGTCCGCCAGCCGCGCCAAGGCCGAGCAGGCGGGCCTGCGCGTGACCACCGTCGAGGACGCCACCCGCGAGGCCGATGTGATCATGCTGCTGATTCCCGACGAGGCGCAGCCGGGGGTGTACGAGCAGAGCATCGCCCCCCACCTCACGCCGGGCAAGGCGCTCGCCTTCGGCCACGGGTTCAACGTCCATTTCGGGCGCATCACGCCGCCCACGGGCGTGGACGTGTTTCTGGTTGCCCCCAAGGGACCGGGGCACATGCTGCGGCGCATCTATGCCGACGGCGGCGGCATGCCCGGCATCTTCGCGGTCGCGCAGGACGCCTCGGGCGGCGCCCGTGCTCTGGCCCTGGCCTACGCTCGCGGCATCGGCTGCACCCGCGCGGGCGTGCTCGAAACCACCTTCAAGGAGGAAACGGAAACCGACCTCTTCGGGGAGCAGTCGGTCTTGTGCGGCGGCGTGACCCACTTGATCCAGGCGGGCTTCGAGACGCTGGTGGAGGCCGGATACCAGCCCGAAATCGCCTATTTCGAAACGCTGCACGAGGTCAAGCTGATCGTGGACCTGATCTACGAAAAGGGCTTCGAGGGGATGCGCCACTCCATCTCCAACACCGCCGAGTTCGGCGACTACGTGACCGGGCCGCGCATCATCACCGACGAGACGAAGGCGACGATGAAGGACGTGCTGGGCGACATCCAGTCCGGCAAGTTTGCCCAGAGCTTCATTCAGGACGCCGAGAGCGGTTTCCCGTACATGAATGAACAGCGCGGGAAGATGCGCGGCCACCTGCTGGAGACGGTGGGCAAGGACCTGCGGGACAAGATGCCCTTTATCGAGAAGAAGGAACTGGAGGTCTAG
- a CDS encoding FmdE family protein, producing the protein MTPPDPLPARLERLPALLAQSAALHRHLCPRQVLGARAGLLAGAWLELEFPRTDKRVLVFVETDGCFADGVSVASGCWLGRRTMRLVDHGKVAATFVDTRTGRAVRIAPRPDLRARVREGRPEGQKRWDAYMAAYRTWPDEEVFTVQPVRLTLDLAALVSVPGVRAVCGACGEEIINGREVTGPGGPLCRDCAGERYWEAG; encoded by the coding sequence ATGACCCCCCCTGACCCCCTCCCCGCCCGGTTGGAACGGTTGCCCGCGCTGCTGGCACAGAGCGCCGCCCTGCACCGGCACCTCTGCCCCCGGCAGGTGCTGGGCGCCCGTGCGGGGCTGCTGGCCGGGGCGTGGCTGGAGCTGGAGTTTCCGCGCACCGACAAGCGGGTGCTGGTGTTCGTGGAGACGGACGGCTGCTTCGCGGACGGCGTGTCGGTGGCGAGCGGCTGCTGGTTGGGGCGCCGCACGATGCGGCTCGTCGACCACGGCAAGGTCGCGGCGACGTTCGTGGACACGCGGACGGGCCGCGCCGTGAGGATCGCACCCCGCCCCGACCTGCGTGCCCGGGTGCGGGAGGGCCGCCCGGAGGGGCAAAAGCGCTGGGACGCCTATATGGCCGCCTACCGGACCTGGCCCGACGAGGAGGTGTTCACCGTGCAGCCTGTGCGGCTGACCCTCGACCTCGCGGCGCTGGTCAGCGTGCCGGGCGTGCGGGCCGTCTGCGGCGCCTGCGGCGAGGAGATCATCAACGGGCGCGAGGTGACCGGACCCGGCGGGCCGCTGTGCCGGGACTGCGCGGGCGAGCGGTACTGGGAAGCGGGCTGA